One Calderihabitans maritimus genomic window, GGGGATACCTTGCCGGTACGGGTGTTTCTTCTCCAACATTTCGGTAACCAAATCAGCCATCTCAATTATTTCCATCGGTGCATTTCTGCCAGTTAAGACCAATTCAACCTGCGGTGGCTTTTGTTTCAACAGCTCCATAACCTCTTCTAAGCTAATAAGCCCAAAGTACAACGCATTGTTAATTTCGTCTAAAATAACTATATCTGCATCGTCGGCTAACATCACCTGGCGGGCGTATTCCAGGGCCTCCCTGGCCAGTTTGTAATCCTCTTCTCTAGGGCTTTCTTTATAAATAAACCCAGGGCGTCCGAAAGATTTCACCTCGACCTCGGGAGCGAGTCGCTTAAACGTATTAATTTCTCCATAAAAATTACCTGTTTTCATAAACTGGATAATATACACCTTGAAACCATGACCGGCCGCTCTAACTGCCAGTCCAAAGGCTGCTGTGCTCTTTCCTTTACCATTGCCCGTATATACCTGGATCAGTCCTTTTTCTAAACGCTTCATAACAACACCTTCAGCTAAATTTTTTCTTACATTTTAAGCATAATATAAAGAGTTAACTTAAGCAACCAATTTTGCTACCATACTGGCTCCGCCTAATTAATAATATAAGTCCGGTTCTTCAAATTAGACTTGGCAGAGTACATGGCCATATCGGCCGCTATTAACATTTCTTCTGCATTCTTGTATTTACCTGGCTGGTATACAGCTACTCCTGCTGATATAGTTACTTTGGGGTCGGATAATTCAGATACTGCCTTCCGTATCTTTTCAGCCACACTAACTGCTCCCTCCTCGGCAGTATCAGGAAGTATTAACACGAACTCATCGCCCCCATAACGGGCAGCTACATCGGAGGCTCTCAAATTATTTTTAATAATATACGCTACCTTTTTAAGCACCTCGTCTCCTACCTTGTGTCCCCGGGTATCATTAACCTGCTTGAAATCATCAATATCAATCATGACTAGAGACAAGGAAGAATCATAACGGTTAGCCCTCGCCCATTCTTCCTCCAGCCTGCGGTTAAAATAAATCCGGGTGAAAAGACCGGTCAGTTCGTCAGTAATAGCAATTCTGGACACTTCCTCATATAATCGTGCGTTTTCAATAGCAATTCCTGCCTGTTCCGCCACCGCTTCTACCAGTTCCAACTCTTGAGGAGTAAACCGGTAATAATCTGCACTGCTTAAGGTAATGGCACCTGCAACTTTTTCTCCGTACTTAATAAGTACTACGGCCATAGACTTTATTCCGAACTTTTCAAGAACACCTCTACTTTCTTCTGATAAAGTTTGTATTTTACTTACATCTTCGATCACTAATGTGTTATTTCCACTTGCAACGGCCATTCCGACTGGACTCTTTTCGAGAGGCAGCACTATCTTTTCTATTTCTTCTTTAGACATAACACTGGATATTTTACCTCTTATAACTCCTGTCTCCTGATCCACCTCAAATAAAGAGCATCTCTCAATCTCGACGGCCTTTAAAATTTCTTCCAGTAGAGTGGCGAATACTTCATCTAAATCAAGTTTTTTGGCAAGAGTTTTCCCGATCCTGTAAAGAAGAGTTAACTTCTCGTTAGCCTCTTTTAATTGACGATACATCATCTGACGTTCGATAGCATGAGCTGCATGATTGGCCATAGTAGAAAGCAGCTGGGCATCTTCGGACGAAAAGGTTCTTGGCTCCACGGCCCGAACGGCCATCACGCCAATAATTTTCTCATTCAGTCGAAGGGGTACACTCATCAGAGCCCGGAAACCTTCCAGCCGGTTTTCTAAAGGATATTTAACCCTGGGGTCTTTGTTTAAATCTTCTGTACAGACTATTTCCCCCAGCGCCGAACGTCCTATGATCCCTTCGCCCGGCTTGAACTTGATCCGGGAAACATATTCCTTGCTTAAGCCGAAAGCAGCCTTGTAGGTAAGTTCTCCGGTGTCTTCGTCGAGCAAAAGAACTTCTCCTGCCGGAGCCTGGAAAATCTGACAAGTGGTTTCTAAAAGATGCTGGAGAAACAATTCCAGTGATTGGGTTAAGTATTCCTCCTGACTGAGATAATGAAGGGCAGTCAACTCTTTAACCTTTTGCTCCAGTTCTTTCTGTAGTTCTTGGTAAGCTTTAGCCTGTTCCTCCCATTGGCGGTTCATGCATCTGGTAAACTTTATCAACAGAAATATACCTAATAGTGCCGCCCCCCCACCGACAAATACTGCTTCTGCTGTTAAGGAGTGAAAAAGGATAAGACGGTCATAAAGGAGGTGCAGGCCCCATAGTACGATAATCACAGAAAAAGCTATACCTATCCTGTTAAGATGCTGTCCCGACTTAACTAATGTCATGCCTAAATCCCACCCAAAAGTTCGGCAACAAGTGAGTTAGCAGTTCGACACCGTTCAACAGAAATTGACAAATATTGTTTGTTTCTCCATCTTGTCCTAAAATTCCTGCCACCTCTTACAAAAAACGGAGCCGTTATAGGCTCCTTAATCTTCCTTGGCCTTTTTGGCTGCTTCGATAATTTTTTCCGCCAGGTGTGCCGGAACTTCTTCATATTGGTAAAACTCCATTTTGAAACTACCTCGACCCTGGGTAATGGATTTTAGATCAATGGCGTAACGGTACATCTCAGCCAGGGGTACCTGTGCTCTGATAACTTGGTACTTGCCCTGGGGCTCCATTCCCAGAATTCTCCCCCGTTTGCCATTTAAGTCACCAATTATATCGCCCATAAACGCTTCAGGAACCGTTACCTCAACATTCATAATAGGCTCCAGCAGCACTGGGTCCGCCTGCTCTAAAGCTTTTCGGAAGGAAAGCGCCGCAGCTATTTTGAAAGCCATTTCTGAAGAATCTACGGGATGGTGGGAACCGTCTACCAAAGTAACCTTTATACCGGTCACCGGATATCCAGCTAGAATTCCTTCCTCCATCGCTTCCCTGACACCTTTTTCTACCGCCGGGATGTACTGTTTCGGAACCGCTCCCCCAAAAATAGTTTCGTGGAATTCAAAATCTTTGTCCGGCAGGGGTTCCAAATCGAGGAAAACGTGCCCATACTGGCCGTGGCCACCCGTTTGTTTTTTGTGTTTTCCTTCCACCCGCGATACCGACTTCCTGATTGTTTCTCGATAAGGAACTTTGGGAGTGGACATCTGGACTTCCACGCCGAACTTCTTCTGGAGTCTTTCTACAATAATGTCCAGGTGAAGTTCACCCATGCCGGTAAGAATCAATTGCTTGGTTTCCAGGTTTTTCTCCAGTCTAAGGGTATTATCTTCCTCCAGTAAACGGTTCAGGCCATTGCTTAATTTGTCTTCGTCACCTTTACTCTTCGGTTGAATGGCCACGGACAAGGTCGGCTCCGGAAAATCGATGCCTTCCAGCAAAACCGGGCTGTTCTTGACGGTCAATGTATCCCCGGTAGTCGTCACTTGCAGTTTGGCAACCGCTCCAATGTCGCCTGGTTTTAATTCTGGAACCGGAATTTGATTCTTCCCTCGCAGTAAGAATATCTGTCCCAACTTTTCTTCTGTTTCCTTGGTAGCGTTATATACCACTGTATCTCCCTTCAGTACTCCTTGGAAAACCCTAAAATAATTCAGCCTTCCTACATAGGGATCGGCCAGGGTCTTGAATACCAATACTCCCAACGGCCCCTCCTCAAGCGGCTTCTCCTCTTCCTGCACTTCTATAGGCGAAGGTAAGTAAGCGGTTATGAAATCTAATAAAGAATGAATACCGATGTTCTTCAGCGCAGAACCACACAATACCGGAATTATTTTGCCCTCCACTATTCCCTGGCGCAACCCGGAACGAATTTCTTCCTGGGTCAACTCTTCTCCTTCCAGATATTTCATTAGAAGTTCATCATCACCTTCCGCCGCCGCTTCAATAACTGCTTCCCGGTATGTTTCCGCTTCATCTTTGAGTTCTTCAGGAACATCTATTTCCTGATATTCGTCTTCTCCATACTGCAGTGCTTTCATGTTCACAAGATCAATAATCCCTTTAAATTCTTCTCCCGCACCCAAAGGCAATTGCAGCGGAACAATGTTACCTGCTAATTTGCTCTGCATAGCCTCCAATACTTTAAAAAAGTTGGCATTTTCTCTATCCATTTTATTTATAAAAGCAATGCGCGGCAGGTTACGCTTTTCTGCCAGTTCCCATACAACTTCTGTCTGTACTTCCACCCCGGAAACGGCACAAACTACCACTACTAGGCTATCCACTACCCGTAAAGTTGCATATACGTCGGCAATAAAATCAGCATAACCTGGAGTATCGATCACATTGATTTTACAGTCTTTCCATTCCACAGGAGCCAACGCAGCATTCGTAGTTACCTTCCGTTTGATTTCTTCCGGTAAAAAATCGGTGGTAGTATTTCCCTCATCTACCTTACCTAATCTGTTTATGGCTCCTGAGTTGAAAAGCATCGCTTCAGTCAGCGAAGTCTTACCCGCCCCCCCGTGTGCCACTAAACCTACGTTTCTCAGTTGTTCTGTTTGATAAACCTTCATACAACTCCTCCTCATGTCTTTAATTAAATTTAGCCTGTTATTTCTTAAACGTCGAATGTTTTCCGCGATAATTTATATATTTCACGTTACTATCTTGAATTCCTTTTTATTTCTATTAATTTTATCACTTTTCTCATTTTCATAAAATATCTTAAATATCAGTTATTCCCACAGTTAGCATGTTTATGTTTAAAATCATTAACCCTTGTTTAATCGCATAAAATTTCATAGAACGGCCAGCGGAGGATGCTAAAATGAAAAAACAGCCCCTTATCTACGGCGCGGCAATATTGGTAGCGGCCAGTTTTTTCAACCGTGTAATCGGGTTTATCTACCGGGTTTTGGTAGTCAGGTTAATTGGTCCAGAAGGCATCGGCATTTACGAAATGGTCTTTCCCGTATACGTTCTACTCCTGGTGATTACCACGGCGGGAATACCCCTGGCCACTTCGAAACTGGTGGCGGAAGAAATGGCTCTCGGAAATGTTCAGGGTGCCTACCGGATTTTCCGGGTGGCTTTGACTTTTCTTACCGCGTTCGGTGTGGTAATTACCTTCATTTGCTACCTCTTCGTTTCCTTCATCGCAGATCGTTTTTTCGCCGATCCCAGGGCATACTGGATATTTTTAGTAATGCTTCCGGGTATTCCTATAATATCCATCTGCTCGGCTTTTAGAGGATTTTTTCAGGGAATTCAACAGATGACTCCTACGGCGATTACTCAAATACTGGAACAATGTACTCGGGTTGCTATAGGTTTGTATCTGGCCTACCGTTTCCTTCCCCGGGGAGTGGAATATGCGGCCATGGGAATGGGTATTGGTACTGTAATGGGAGAGTTAAGTGGGCTACTATTAATGACCTCTATATATGCTGCTGTTCGTCCCCGTCTATTCCCAAGAATAAGGGAAAGCCTCTCAACTTTCCCTCTGTTAACCGTCCTAAACCGGCTTTTTAGCCTGGGTATACCTGTTACTATAAGCCGGGTAATAACAACTGTGGTCATGACTCTTCAAGCCTTTATAATCCCCATACGACTCCAAGCAGCCGGTTTCTCTCTCCGACAGGCTACAGAGATGTACGGAAACTTTTCCGGTATAGCCTTAACCCTCCTCCACTTACCTACTATATTTACTGTTTCTCTAGGCATTTCTCTGGTCCCAGCCATTTCTGAGGCTATAGCTGAAAGAAATCTATCTCTGGCTCAATCCCGCAGCCACGAAGCCCTTCGCCTGACCCTTTTATTGGGCCTGCCTTCAGCTGTAATTTTATATCTCATGCCTGATCAGTTGAGCCGATTAATTTTTGCCGCCCCTCAGGCGGCAGTACCACTTAAAGTTTTAGCCCTGGCTTCACCGTTCCTTTATTTACAGCAGACCACCACCGGTATACTCCAGGGTTCGGGTCAGGTCACTCTGGCTTTAACCAATATTGCTTTTGGGGCCATAATAAACCTGACCGCTGTCTATCTTTTAACGGGTATACCCAGCCTAAACATACGCGGTACAGCAATAGCCGCCAACCTGAATTTTGTTACGGTAGGGCTGCTTAATCTCCTGGCTTTGATCAAAACTTTTGGATTATCGTTGGATTTGAGACAAGTTATTCTCTCCCCTCTTCTGGCTATGGCGGCTATGGTATCTGTAATCCATTCGGTAGCCAACTATCTGTCCTCGTTTCACTTAAATTTATGGGGCCACACTCTCCTTCCCATAGCGGCAGGGAGCGTGACTTACGTCTTTATGCTGGTACTTACCGGAGGTATCACCCGACAAGACTTTAACCGGATTGTACGTATGTTAAATCAAATCTACAGATAAATATTGGGCACCCTTTCTGACCGTATTAACCCAAGAAGCGAGAATGCCTACGGCCATATTTACAACCGACCGAAATTATTGCCGGAAAGGATCGGGAACAGCTTAAAGAAGGAGTTGGGTCGAGGAAAAAGTGAAGGACGTCACTGGGGGGAAAAGTTCAAGCGGGGGACTGCGGACGCGCAGGCGGCAGAATAGGGGGTTCCATGGTACGGGGGATAAACAGGGAGGTACAGAAAGCCTGCAGAGGAGAGTAAAGAAGAAAGCTGAAGGCTTTCTTCTTTATCCTTCCGGTGTAATACCCCAACTTCGCACCTGCTCGAGAATCGCATAATTAGTAAGGTCAAAATGGACAGGAGTAACCGAAATAAAGTTTTCTTTAATGGCCGCTATGTCAGTATCCGAATCGCTCAACACATCGTTTGCTTCCCCTGCCAGCCAGTAATAAGCTCGACCTCGAGGGTCCTTCCGTTTCTCTACCGCGTTTTTGTACCGGCGAACGCCCAACTTGGTAATCTTTACTCCCTTGATTTTGGAGGGGGGAAGGTCTGGGATATTAACGTTTAGTAAAGTATCTGGATTTAACCTACGCTCCGCAAGTCGCAAACACAGCTGGCGGGTAAAACGGGCGGCAAACTCGAAATGGGGTTCTTTGCTCTCAGTAGTCAGAGAAACCGCTACCGATGGTATACCTGCCAAAACGCCTTCAAAGGCCGCGGAAACCGTTCCGGAGTACAGCACATCGGTACCTAAATTGGCTCCCCAATTGATGCCCGAAACCACCATTTCCGGTGTGTCTTCCAAAAGCGCTTCCAAGGCCAATTTTACGCAGTCGGCAGGAGTCCCGGTTACAGCCCATCCCCGACTGGAGGAGTCCGGAAAGTTAATTTCTTCCACTCGTAGGGGTTTGTGAACTGTTATGCCATGTCCTGTCGCACTCCGTTCCCGGTCCGGAGCAACTACCCAAACTTCGGCAATTTCCTCTAGGCTACGACGCAATTGATTAATTCCTTCTGCCCAAATCCCGTCATCATTGGTAAGTAAGATCCGCATAACTACCTCCCAATAGCGCTAGTGTAATAATCCTATGCGTTGCGGGGGCCAATACCGGTAAAAGGCCTTCCCCTTGACATCTTCAATTTTCAACCATGCTCTCCAAACGTGACTGTCAAAACTCTCATTACGGTTGTCCCCCAGAACGAATAGGGAATCCTCCGGCACCTTAACCGGCCCAAAGTTGTATCTAGGAGCTTCGAAAATATAAGGTTCTTTCAGGGGTTCTCCGTTGACATAAACCTTCCCGTCTCTAATTTCAATCACATCGCCGGGCAGACCGATAACTCTCTTGATAAAATCATGTTTGACCCCTAACGATTCCGGAGGCTCAAAAACAATAATATCTCCCCGCTGCGGCTCCGTAAAATTGTAGATAAATTTATTGACCAGCACTCGATCATGTAACTGGATGGTAGGTAACATAGACCCCGACGGAATCACTCTAGCTTCCACTACATATGCCCGAAGAATTAGAGATAAGATAACTGCCGTCAGAACAGTACTGAGACTTTCCCGGAAAAAATTTTTCATCCCTTTCACCCTGAGGCCCACCTCTTTTGGTAATAATATTTTAGGGTGATTCACCATTTAACAAATATTCTTAACCGAAAGATAAAATTCCTTCCTAAAGACCCTGATAAAAACTCCGGTCAATAATAAGTATGGTACCGTCTGA contains:
- the cobO gene encoding cob(I)yrinic acid a,c-diamide adenosyltransferase, with amino-acid sequence MKRLEKGLIQVYTGNGKGKSTAAFGLAVRAAGHGFKVYIIQFMKTGNFYGEINTFKRLAPEVEVKSFGRPGFIYKESPREEDYKLAREALEYARQVMLADDADIVILDEINNALYFGLISLEEVMELLKQKPPQVELVLTGRNAPMEIIEMADLVTEMLEKKHPYRQGIPGRKGIEY
- a CDS encoding diguanylate cyclase, encoding MTLVKSGQHLNRIGIAFSVIIVLWGLHLLYDRLILFHSLTAEAVFVGGGAALLGIFLLIKFTRCMNRQWEEQAKAYQELQKELEQKVKELTALHYLSQEEYLTQSLELFLQHLLETTCQIFQAPAGEVLLLDEDTGELTYKAAFGLSKEYVSRIKFKPGEGIIGRSALGEIVCTEDLNKDPRVKYPLENRLEGFRALMSVPLRLNEKIIGVMAVRAVEPRTFSSEDAQLLSTMANHAAHAIERQMMYRQLKEANEKLTLLYRIGKTLAKKLDLDEVFATLLEEILKAVEIERCSLFEVDQETGVIRGKISSVMSKEEIEKIVLPLEKSPVGMAVASGNNTLVIEDVSKIQTLSEESRGVLEKFGIKSMAVVLIKYGEKVAGAITLSSADYYRFTPQELELVEAVAEQAGIAIENARLYEEVSRIAITDELTGLFTRIYFNRRLEEEWARANRYDSSLSLVMIDIDDFKQVNDTRGHKVGDEVLKKVAYIIKNNLRASDVAARYGGDEFVLILPDTAEEGAVSVAEKIRKAVSELSDPKVTISAGVAVYQPGKYKNAEEMLIAADMAMYSAKSNLKNRTYIIN
- the fusA gene encoding elongation factor G, whose translation is MKVYQTEQLRNVGLVAHGGAGKTSLTEAMLFNSGAINRLGKVDEGNTTTDFLPEEIKRKVTTNAALAPVEWKDCKINVIDTPGYADFIADVYATLRVVDSLVVVVCAVSGVEVQTEVVWELAEKRNLPRIAFINKMDRENANFFKVLEAMQSKLAGNIVPLQLPLGAGEEFKGIIDLVNMKALQYGEDEYQEIDVPEELKDEAETYREAVIEAAAEGDDELLMKYLEGEELTQEEIRSGLRQGIVEGKIIPVLCGSALKNIGIHSLLDFITAYLPSPIEVQEEEKPLEEGPLGVLVFKTLADPYVGRLNYFRVFQGVLKGDTVVYNATKETEEKLGQIFLLRGKNQIPVPELKPGDIGAVAKLQVTTTGDTLTVKNSPVLLEGIDFPEPTLSVAIQPKSKGDEDKLSNGLNRLLEEDNTLRLEKNLETKQLILTGMGELHLDIIVERLQKKFGVEVQMSTPKVPYRETIRKSVSRVEGKHKKQTGGHGQYGHVFLDLEPLPDKDFEFHETIFGGAVPKQYIPAVEKGVREAMEEGILAGYPVTGIKVTLVDGSHHPVDSSEMAFKIAAALSFRKALEQADPVLLEPIMNVEVTVPEAFMGDIIGDLNGKRGRILGMEPQGKYQVIRAQVPLAEMYRYAIDLKSITQGRGSFKMEFYQYEEVPAHLAEKIIEAAKKAKED
- the spoVB gene encoding stage V sporulation protein B, which encodes MKKQPLIYGAAILVAASFFNRVIGFIYRVLVVRLIGPEGIGIYEMVFPVYVLLLVITTAGIPLATSKLVAEEMALGNVQGAYRIFRVALTFLTAFGVVITFICYLFVSFIADRFFADPRAYWIFLVMLPGIPIISICSAFRGFFQGIQQMTPTAITQILEQCTRVAIGLYLAYRFLPRGVEYAAMGMGIGTVMGELSGLLLMTSIYAAVRPRLFPRIRESLSTFPLLTVLNRLFSLGIPVTISRVITTVVMTLQAFIIPIRLQAAGFSLRQATEMYGNFSGIALTLLHLPTIFTVSLGISLVPAISEAIAERNLSLAQSRSHEALRLTLLLGLPSAVILYLMPDQLSRLIFAAPQAAVPLKVLALASPFLYLQQTTTGILQGSGQVTLALTNIAFGAIINLTAVYLLTGIPSLNIRGTAIAANLNFVTVGLLNLLALIKTFGLSLDLRQVILSPLLAMAAMVSVIHSVANYLSSFHLNLWGHTLLPIAAGSVTYVFMLVLTGGITRQDFNRIVRMLNQIYR
- the surE gene encoding 5'/3'-nucleotidase SurE, giving the protein MRILLTNDDGIWAEGINQLRRSLEEIAEVWVVAPDRERSATGHGITVHKPLRVEEINFPDSSSRGWAVTGTPADCVKLALEALLEDTPEMVVSGINWGANLGTDVLYSGTVSAAFEGVLAGIPSVAVSLTTESKEPHFEFAARFTRQLCLRLAERRLNPDTLLNVNIPDLPPSKIKGVKITKLGVRRYKNAVEKRKDPRGRAYYWLAGEANDVLSDSDTDIAAIKENFISVTPVHFDLTNYAILEQVRSWGITPEG
- the lepB gene encoding signal peptidase I codes for the protein MKNFFRESLSTVLTAVILSLILRAYVVEARVIPSGSMLPTIQLHDRVLVNKFIYNFTEPQRGDIIVFEPPESLGVKHDFIKRVIGLPGDVIEIRDGKVYVNGEPLKEPYIFEAPRYNFGPVKVPEDSLFVLGDNRNESFDSHVWRAWLKIEDVKGKAFYRYWPPQRIGLLH